Proteins encoded by one window of Nocardia goodfellowii:
- a CDS encoding winged helix-turn-helix transcriptional regulator, with product MVSTLGSDREWTDPTCPVARTVDLVGDRWSLLIVRDAMDGATSFTEFQQRLGIAKNILTDRLRRLVDHGILTTRTAPGGRRHNYELTEAGQDLFTVIVGLRQWGERHAFADGEAHSTLVDRDGRVVARLHPENRAGKRLTAATTRVRKVGARESPPES from the coding sequence ATGGTCTCGACGCTGGGCTCCGACCGTGAGTGGACCGACCCCACCTGTCCGGTGGCGCGAACCGTCGACCTCGTGGGCGACCGGTGGAGCCTGCTGATCGTGCGGGACGCTATGGACGGCGCGACCAGCTTCACCGAATTCCAGCAGCGGCTCGGCATCGCCAAGAACATCCTCACCGACCGGCTGCGCAGGCTCGTCGACCACGGAATCCTCACCACGCGAACGGCGCCCGGCGGTAGGCGGCACAACTACGAACTCACCGAAGCCGGACAGGATCTCTTCACTGTCATCGTGGGCTTGCGTCAATGGGGAGAGCGCCACGCCTTTGCCGACGGGGAGGCGCATTCGACACTGGTCGATCGTGACGGCCGCGTGGTCGCCCGGCTGCACCCCGAGAACCGTGCCGGAAAGCGCCTCACCGCGGCGACGACCCGAGTTCGGAAGGTGGGCGCGCGGGAGTCGCCGCCCGAGTCGTGA
- a CDS encoding ATP-binding cassette domain-containing protein, with amino-acid sequence MPSTDSAVPDAAVIRILGAREHNLRNVSLEIPKNKITVFTGVSGSGKSSIVFDTIAVESQRQLYATFPAFILNFLPRYERPHAEAIEGLNAPVIIDQQPVGGGPRSTVGTMTDIYSMVRAMFARFGAPSSGLVYDYSFNVPQGMCPDCDGLGFRAQADPDRLVDRNKSLNEGAILLPGYAPGSGDWQLYGNSGRFDLDKKLADYSEAEWQDFLYGSGGQVELTFAKGSWKANYEGLAAKFTRTRLQRDTSALSEKTREQIAKFLTEGVCTTCDGARLSAPALATKINGRNIAEWSRMQITDLLAVLAEITDPGAVGLADAIRTALQRVIDIGLGYLSLDRATSTLSGGEGQRLKMIKHLSSTLIGLTYIFDEPSVGLHPRDVGRLNDLLRALRDKGNTVLVVEHDPDVIQIADHIVDVGPRAGVHGGEVVFQGSFDELRHADTPTGAGLRRPFRVKESFRKANGELLIEHADVHNLKDVTVAIPTGILTSITGVAGSGKSSLIRDVFVREHPEAIFVDQSAIGASSRSTPATYLGLMDPIRKLFAKASGQTPGLFSFNSDGACKQCEGRGVIITEIAYMDPVTTHCDACDGRRFSDEVLVHQLRGKSIADVLELSAEEALEFFTEKALNAKLRTMNEVGLDYLSLGQAMSTLSGGERQRIKLATQLGNTGSIYVLDEPTTGLHMSDVDTLLALMDNLVERGNTVIVIEHNLDVVAHSDWVIDLGPDGGKAGGEIVCTGTPADLLTHPTSLTGEYLRKYKAA; translated from the coding sequence ATGCCTTCTACCGATTCCGCCGTACCCGACGCCGCCGTCATTCGGATCCTCGGCGCCCGTGAGCACAACCTGCGCAATGTGTCGCTGGAGATCCCCAAGAACAAGATCACTGTGTTCACCGGTGTTTCCGGCTCCGGCAAGTCCTCGATCGTTTTCGACACCATCGCCGTGGAATCGCAGCGGCAGCTCTACGCCACCTTTCCCGCGTTCATCCTGAACTTCCTGCCGCGCTACGAGCGGCCGCATGCCGAGGCGATCGAGGGCTTGAACGCGCCGGTGATCATCGACCAGCAGCCGGTGGGCGGCGGGCCCCGGTCGACGGTCGGCACGATGACCGATATCTATTCGATGGTGCGGGCGATGTTCGCGCGGTTCGGCGCACCCTCCTCCGGGCTGGTCTACGACTATTCGTTCAATGTGCCGCAGGGCATGTGCCCCGACTGTGACGGGCTGGGGTTCCGGGCGCAGGCCGATCCGGACCGGTTGGTGGACCGGAACAAGTCGCTCAACGAGGGCGCGATCCTGTTGCCGGGATACGCGCCGGGCAGCGGTGATTGGCAGTTGTACGGGAACTCGGGCCGGTTCGATCTGGACAAGAAGCTGGCCGACTACTCCGAGGCGGAATGGCAGGACTTCCTGTACGGCAGCGGCGGCCAGGTGGAGTTGACCTTCGCCAAGGGCTCGTGGAAGGCGAATTACGAAGGGCTGGCGGCGAAGTTCACCCGCACCCGGCTGCAACGCGACACCTCGGCGCTCAGTGAAAAGACGCGCGAGCAGATCGCGAAGTTCCTCACCGAAGGCGTCTGCACCACCTGCGACGGAGCCCGGCTCAGCGCGCCGGCGCTCGCCACGAAGATCAACGGCCGCAATATCGCCGAATGGTCGCGAATGCAGATCACCGATCTGCTGGCGGTGCTGGCGGAGATCACCGACCCGGGCGCGGTCGGCCTGGCCGACGCGATCCGCACCGCGCTGCAACGCGTCATCGATATCGGACTGGGCTACCTGAGTCTGGACCGCGCGACCTCGACGCTGTCCGGCGGTGAGGGCCAGCGGCTCAAGATGATCAAGCACCTGTCCTCCACCTTGATCGGCCTCACCTACATCTTCGACGAACCGAGCGTCGGCCTGCACCCGCGCGACGTCGGCCGGCTGAACGATCTGCTGCGTGCCCTGCGCGACAAGGGCAATACCGTGCTGGTGGTCGAGCACGATCCCGATGTCATCCAGATCGCCGATCACATCGTCGATGTCGGCCCGCGCGCGGGCGTGCACGGCGGCGAGGTGGTGTTCCAGGGAAGTTTCGACGAATTGCGGCACGCCGATACACCCACCGGCGCGGGGCTGCGCCGGCCGTTCCGGGTCAAGGAGTCCTTCCGAAAAGCCAACGGCGAGTTGCTGATCGAGCACGCCGACGTGCACAACCTGAAAGACGTGACGGTCGCGATCCCGACCGGCATCCTCACCTCGATCACCGGTGTCGCCGGATCGGGCAAGAGTTCGTTGATCCGGGATGTGTTCGTGCGCGAGCACCCGGAGGCGATCTTCGTCGACCAGTCGGCCATCGGCGCCTCCTCGCGCTCGACGCCGGCCACCTATCTCGGCCTGATGGATCCGATCCGGAAACTGTTCGCCAAGGCGAGCGGCCAGACTCCCGGCCTGTTCAGCTTCAACTCCGATGGCGCCTGCAAACAGTGCGAGGGCCGCGGCGTGATCATCACCGAGATCGCCTACATGGATCCGGTCACCACGCACTGTGACGCCTGCGACGGCCGCCGCTTCTCCGACGAGGTGCTGGTGCATCAGTTGCGCGGCAAGTCGATCGCCGACGTTCTGGAACTCTCGGCCGAGGAAGCGTTGGAGTTCTTCACCGAGAAGGCGCTGAACGCCAAGCTGCGCACCATGAACGAGGTCGGCCTCGACTATCTGAGCCTCGGCCAGGCCATGAGCACGCTCTCGGGCGGCGAACGCCAGCGCATCAAACTGGCCACCCAGCTGGGCAACACCGGATCGATCTACGTGCTCGACGAACCGACCACCGGCCTGCACATGTCCGATGTCGACACCCTGCTCGCCCTGATGGACAACCTCGTCGAGCGCGGCAACACCGTCATCGTGATCGAACACAACCTCGACGTCGTCGCGCACTCCGACTGGGTGATCGACCTCGGCCCCGACGGCGGCAAGGCCGGTGGCGAAATCGTCTGCACCGGTACCCCCGCCGACCTGCTCACCCACCCCACCTCGCTGACCGGCGAGTACCTGCGCAAGTACAAGGCGGCGTAG
- a CDS encoding putative glycolipid-binding domain-containing protein, with amino-acid sequence MTAIVWVKPEGAELAEVELGADRLHATGTAIGGDPLPYRLEFELTTGARWITERLFVTTSGTGWTRSLELINNPAGRWTINVEAEGRVDLPPPGGDPAAVTGALDCDLGLSPLTNTMPVLRGGFLRGGAAEHLMAWVSVPALVVIPSRQTYRHVRPDVVEYASERFTEEIVFGADGLVENYPSIGRRLRP; translated from the coding sequence ATGACTGCCATCGTATGGGTGAAACCGGAAGGCGCCGAACTGGCCGAGGTCGAACTCGGTGCGGACCGCCTGCACGCGACCGGGACGGCGATCGGCGGTGATCCACTGCCCTACCGGCTGGAATTCGAGCTCACGACCGGTGCCCGGTGGATCACCGAGCGGCTGTTCGTTACCACCTCCGGTACCGGCTGGACCCGCTCGCTGGAGTTGATCAACAATCCGGCCGGCCGCTGGACGATCAACGTGGAAGCCGAAGGCCGGGTGGACCTTCCGCCACCCGGCGGCGACCCGGCCGCCGTCACCGGCGCGCTCGACTGCGACCTCGGCCTGTCCCCGCTGACCAACACCATGCCGGTCCTGCGCGGCGGCTTCCTGCGCGGCGGCGCGGCCGAACACCTCATGGCCTGGGTCTCCGTCCCGGCCCTCGTGGTGATTCCGTCCCGGCAGACCTACCGCCACGTCCGCCCCGATGTCGTCGAGTACGCCAGCGAACGCTTCACCGAGGAAATAGTTTTCGGCGCGGACGGCCTCGTCGAAAACTATCCCTCGATCGGACGACGCCTGCGGCCCTGA
- a CDS encoding class I SAM-dependent methyltransferase — protein MDAKQRNEDQQSRWNGPAGNAWVEAQHVVDAVLRPFEEILVDTARALSPRQVLDVGCGTGGTTLAVAAALGSSQVLGVDISEPMIAAAQARAAQHDTRATFLRADAQTHSFEPNFDLIMSRFGVMFFENPVRAFTNLRRAATGELRCVVWRDVAENPFMTAAERAAAPLLPDLPARIPDAPGQFGLADGDRTARILRDSGWTDIAVDPIDVECVMPEEVLTWYFSTLGPVGMHLAGVDEATRARVVETVRPAFDPFVHGDEVRYTAACWMLSAHV, from the coding sequence ATGGATGCCAAGCAGCGAAATGAAGACCAGCAGTCACGCTGGAACGGACCGGCGGGGAACGCCTGGGTCGAGGCCCAGCACGTGGTCGATGCGGTACTGCGGCCGTTCGAGGAAATATTGGTCGACACGGCTCGCGCCCTGTCCCCCCGGCAGGTGCTCGACGTCGGCTGCGGCACCGGCGGCACCACGCTCGCCGTCGCCGCGGCCCTCGGGTCGAGTCAGGTACTCGGCGTGGACATCTCGGAGCCGATGATCGCCGCCGCCCAGGCCCGAGCCGCCCAGCACGACACTCGCGCCACCTTCCTGCGGGCCGACGCGCAGACACATTCCTTCGAACCGAACTTCGACCTGATCATGTCCCGCTTCGGCGTCATGTTCTTCGAGAACCCGGTGCGGGCCTTCACGAACCTGCGCCGCGCCGCCACCGGCGAGCTGCGCTGCGTCGTCTGGCGCGACGTCGCGGAAAACCCCTTCATGACCGCGGCCGAACGCGCCGCGGCCCCGCTCCTGCCCGACCTCCCCGCCCGAATCCCGGACGCCCCCGGGCAATTCGGCCTCGCGGACGGCGACCGCACCGCCCGCATTTTGCGCGACAGCGGCTGGACCGACATCGCCGTCGACCCGATCGACGTCGAATGCGTCATGCCCGAAGAGGTGCTGACCTGGTACTTCTCCACCCTCGGCCCCGTCGGTATGCACCTGGCCGGGGTGGACGAAGCCACCCGCGCCCGCGTCGTCGAAACCGTCCGGCCCGCCTTCGACCCCTTCGTGCACGGCGACGAGGTGCGCTACACCGCCGCCTGCTGGATGCTCAGCGCGCACGTCTGA
- a CDS encoding helix-turn-helix domain-containing protein encodes MDVLDIAEVARRSGLPASTLRYYEEKGLIASSGRRGLRRLFDSQVLQRLALISVAAGAGFSLDEIGRMFGADGQPQVDRAMFAAKADEMDRKIGELTAMRDRLRHAAACPAPSHLECPTFLGILAETPTAKTQRRKPIQDR; translated from the coding sequence GTGGATGTTCTGGATATCGCCGAGGTCGCCCGGCGATCCGGCCTGCCCGCCTCGACGCTGCGCTACTACGAGGAGAAGGGGCTGATCGCGTCCAGCGGTCGCCGGGGGCTGCGCCGGTTGTTCGATTCCCAGGTGCTGCAACGGCTGGCGTTGATCAGTGTGGCAGCGGGGGCGGGCTTCTCGCTCGACGAGATCGGCCGGATGTTCGGCGCGGACGGCCAGCCGCAGGTGGACCGGGCGATGTTCGCGGCCAAGGCCGACGAAATGGACCGGAAGATCGGCGAACTCACCGCGATGCGCGACAGGCTGCGGCACGCCGCCGCGTGTCCGGCGCCCAGTCATCTGGAGTGCCCGACGTTCCTCGGCATCCTGGCCGAGACGCCGACCGCGAAAACCCAGCGACGGAAGCCGATTCAGGACCGGTAG
- a CDS encoding HAD family hydrolase: MTWTVGFDLDMTLINSQPGVAKAIDTIAAEFGSPLQGEQIAARLGPPLPMLLADAGAPEELIPGMVARYRALYPTVVPLVPAMPGADAALAAVRSRGGKILVVTGKHQPLAQLHIDELGWQVDALVGDLWSAGKAGALRAHGASIYVGDHTGDMHGARAAEVHAVGVSTGPCDAAELRAAGADVVLTDLTEFPDWLTGYRS, encoded by the coding sequence GTGACCTGGACCGTCGGCTTCGACCTTGATATGACCCTGATCAACTCCCAGCCCGGCGTGGCCAAGGCGATCGACACCATCGCCGCCGAGTTCGGGTCGCCGCTACAAGGCGAGCAGATCGCCGCCCGCCTCGGTCCCCCGTTGCCGATGCTGCTGGCCGACGCGGGCGCACCGGAGGAACTCATCCCCGGCATGGTCGCCCGCTACCGCGCGCTCTATCCGACCGTCGTTCCCCTCGTGCCGGCGATGCCCGGCGCGGACGCGGCGCTGGCCGCCGTCCGCTCCCGCGGCGGCAAGATCCTGGTCGTCACCGGCAAACACCAGCCGCTCGCGCAACTGCATATCGACGAGTTGGGCTGGCAGGTGGACGCTCTGGTCGGCGATCTGTGGTCCGCGGGCAAAGCCGGCGCGCTGCGCGCCCACGGCGCGTCGATCTACGTCGGCGACCACACCGGCGACATGCACGGCGCCCGCGCCGCCGAGGTGCACGCCGTCGGGGTCAGCACGGGGCCGTGCGACGCCGCGGAACTCCGCGCGGCCGGAGCCGATGTGGTGCTGACCGACCTCACCGAGTTCCCGGACTGGCTGACCGGCTACCGGTCCTGA
- a CDS encoding ArsR/SmtB family transcription factor, translated as MQTATQNDALARFGHALSDATRTRILLRLRGGPGYPAELAAELGVSRQILSNHLACLRGCGLVVAVPEGRRNRYELADKRIGHALDDLLGLVLAVDPACRCPDDPEAECC; from the coding sequence GTGCAGACCGCCACCCAGAACGACGCTCTCGCCCGCTTCGGGCACGCGCTCTCCGACGCGACCCGGACCCGGATCCTGTTGCGCTTGCGCGGGGGCCCGGGCTATCCGGCCGAGTTGGCCGCCGAGCTCGGCGTATCCCGCCAGATTCTGTCGAATCACCTCGCGTGCCTGCGCGGTTGCGGATTGGTGGTGGCGGTGCCGGAGGGCCGGCGCAACCGATACGAGCTGGCCGACAAGCGAATCGGTCACGCGCTGGACGACCTGCTCGGGCTGGTGCTCGCGGTGGATCCGGCGTGCCGCTGCCCGGATGACCCCGAAGCGGAGTGCTGCTGA
- a CDS encoding cation transporter — protein MANLGMPTPATAPTADRRAALARRIRWFVAATITYNVLEAVIALSEGARVSSAALIGFGLDSVIEVSSAAAVAWQFAGRDPQARERVALRVIACSFFALAAYVTVDAVRSLLGAAEARHSTVGIALATASLMIMPVLSWAQRRAGRELGSASAVADSKQTLLCTYLSAVLLIGLVLNSLFGWSWADPIAALVIAVIAVKEGRNAWKGDLCCATPPRGAEPAACCDHC, from the coding sequence ATGGCGAATCTCGGCATGCCCACCCCGGCGACGGCTCCCACCGCGGACCGGCGGGCGGCACTGGCGCGACGTATCCGCTGGTTCGTGGCCGCGACGATCACCTACAACGTGCTCGAGGCGGTCATCGCGCTGAGTGAAGGCGCGCGCGTCTCCTCGGCGGCGTTGATCGGGTTCGGGCTCGACTCGGTGATCGAGGTGTCCTCCGCGGCCGCGGTCGCCTGGCAGTTCGCCGGGCGCGATCCGCAGGCACGGGAGCGGGTGGCGTTGCGCGTCATCGCGTGCTCATTCTTCGCCCTCGCCGCCTACGTCACGGTGGACGCGGTCCGATCCCTGCTCGGCGCGGCGGAAGCGCGGCATTCGACGGTCGGAATCGCCTTGGCGACAGCGAGTTTGATGATCATGCCGGTTCTGTCCTGGGCGCAGCGCCGGGCCGGCCGGGAACTGGGTTCGGCCTCCGCGGTGGCCGATTCCAAGCAGACGCTGCTGTGCACCTACCTGTCGGCGGTGCTGCTGATCGGCCTGGTGCTCAACAGCTTGTTCGGGTGGTCGTGGGCCGACCCGATCGCCGCGCTGGTGATCGCGGTCATCGCCGTCAAAGAGGGCCGCAACGCCTGGAAGGGCGACCTCTGCTGCGCCACACCGCCGCGCGGCGCCGAACCGGCGGCCTGCTGCGACCACTGCTGA